Proteins from one Deinococcus actinosclerus genomic window:
- the ileS gene encoding isoleucine--tRNA ligase, which produces MTDKKTLFTPVQGNPNFPALEQGILDFWKRERVFERSLEQTQGGPVFTFFEGPPTANGQPGVHHVQARSFKDLFPRFRTMQGFHVPRKAGWDTHGLPVELGVEKKLGLNSKREVEAYGIDRFNAECRASVFEYEAEWRRFTERMGYWVDLDDAYMTLHKDYIESIWWSVKNLSEKGLLYKGFRVAPYCPKDGTTLSNAEVSEGYKDIQDPSVYVPFRLTDPASLGLEDGAAFLVWTTTPWTLPYNVGVAIHPDFEYVAARDKDGHVLILAASLKTEVLGEEAEVVRTFKGSELERVAYQPLFTEAYEAEGEGKPVWMSGLDTYVSDSDGTGIVHTAPAFGEDDMRLARNYGFPVIVGVDGEGKHRFGPWKGVFFRDANTEIVRDLRARGLMWREKNFLHAYPHCWRCGTPLMYYATESWYLNNTRLKERLIELNQTIDWHPPHIRNGRYGGWLENLIDWNLSRNRYWGTPLPVWEAEDGEYRVIGSYAELAELSGRPELTGPDFDPHRPFVDDITFEDGGKTFRRVPYVMDVWYDSGSMPFAQHHYPFENREKFENGGFPADFIAEAIDQTRGWFNSLHQIGTMVFDSVAYKSVICSGHILDEKGAKMSKSKGNVVNPWDVFEQYGADAARWYMYVSAPPELSRRFGMNLVGEAFRSYFLTLWNTYSFFVLYANLDQPDLTAAAPAAERPEVDRWLLAKVQALIGTVTAALENYDPTGASRALQDFVVEDLSNWYVRRNRRRFWAGDDGADHNAYATLHYALVTVTQLTAPFTPFLAETLYGNLVRSLVPDAPDSVHLTPWPKVDEALAAPTLVGEMDAVLRVVSLGRAVRGQTGMRQRQPLPKVMVRARTADQTQALGRFAEQLKEELNVKEVELIDQFTELVSYVLRPNLPVLGKKFGKAVPQVRAALAAADASEVARFVRDGKQFEVVAPTGERFELGPDEVLVDAKSPEGFAAQEEAGYLVAFDTTLTRELELEGLARDLVRGVQDARKKAGFEVQDRIALHLDLSGDAREAAEAWQEYLMSETLAETLVFAAADGFEAELEGGKAYLQKLDTASHN; this is translated from the coding sequence ATGACCGACAAGAAGACCCTCTTCACGCCCGTGCAGGGCAACCCGAACTTTCCCGCACTGGAACAGGGGATCCTCGACTTCTGGAAGCGCGAACGCGTGTTCGAACGCTCGCTGGAACAGACCCAGGGCGGTCCCGTCTTCACGTTCTTCGAGGGCCCGCCCACCGCGAACGGTCAGCCCGGCGTGCACCACGTCCAGGCGCGCTCGTTCAAGGACCTCTTCCCGCGCTTCCGGACCATGCAGGGCTTCCACGTGCCCCGCAAGGCCGGCTGGGACACGCACGGCCTGCCGGTCGAGCTGGGCGTCGAGAAGAAACTCGGCCTGAACAGCAAACGCGAGGTCGAGGCGTACGGCATCGACCGGTTCAACGCGGAGTGCCGCGCCAGCGTCTTCGAGTACGAGGCCGAGTGGCGCAGGTTCACCGAGCGCATGGGCTACTGGGTGGACCTGGACGACGCGTACATGACGCTGCACAAGGACTACATCGAGAGCATCTGGTGGAGCGTCAAGAACCTCAGCGAGAAGGGCCTGCTGTACAAGGGCTTCCGCGTGGCGCCGTACTGCCCCAAGGACGGCACGACCCTCAGCAACGCCGAGGTCAGCGAGGGCTACAAGGACATCCAGGATCCCAGCGTGTACGTGCCGTTCCGCCTGACCGACCCGGCCAGCCTGGGCCTGGAGGACGGCGCGGCGTTCCTGGTGTGGACGACCACCCCCTGGACGCTGCCGTACAACGTGGGCGTCGCCATCCACCCGGACTTCGAGTACGTGGCGGCGCGCGACAAGGACGGCCACGTGCTGATCCTGGCCGCCAGCCTGAAGACCGAGGTGCTGGGCGAGGAGGCCGAGGTCGTCAGGACCTTCAAGGGGAGCGAACTGGAGCGCGTGGCGTACCAGCCCCTCTTCACGGAAGCGTACGAGGCCGAGGGTGAGGGCAAACCCGTGTGGATGTCGGGCCTGGACACCTACGTGTCCGACAGTGACGGCACCGGCATCGTGCACACCGCGCCCGCCTTCGGTGAGGACGACATGCGTCTGGCCCGCAACTACGGCTTCCCGGTGATCGTGGGGGTGGACGGCGAGGGCAAGCACCGCTTCGGCCCGTGGAAGGGCGTGTTCTTCCGCGACGCGAACACCGAGATCGTCCGCGACCTGCGCGCGCGCGGCCTGATGTGGCGCGAGAAGAACTTCCTGCACGCCTACCCGCACTGCTGGCGCTGCGGCACCCCGCTGATGTACTACGCCACCGAGAGCTGGTACCTGAACAACACCCGCCTGAAAGAGCGCCTGATCGAACTGAACCAGACCATCGACTGGCACCCGCCGCACATCAGGAACGGCCGCTACGGCGGGTGGCTGGAGAACCTGATCGACTGGAACCTCTCGCGCAACCGCTACTGGGGCACGCCGCTGCCCGTGTGGGAGGCCGAGGACGGCGAGTACCGCGTGATTGGCAGCTACGCCGAACTGGCCGAACTGAGCGGCCGTCCCGAACTGACCGGCCCGGACTTCGACCCGCACCGGCCCTTCGTGGACGACATCACCTTCGAGGACGGCGGGAAGACCTTCCGGCGCGTGCCGTACGTGATGGACGTCTGGTACGACAGCGGCTCCATGCCGTTCGCGCAGCACCACTACCCCTTCGAGAACAGGGAGAAGTTCGAGAACGGGGGCTTCCCCGCCGACTTCATCGCGGAGGCCATCGACCAGACGCGCGGCTGGTTCAACTCGCTGCATCAGATCGGCACGATGGTGTTCGATTCCGTGGCGTACAAGAGCGTCATCTGCTCCGGGCACATCCTCGACGAGAAGGGCGCGAAGATGAGCAAGAGCAAGGGGAACGTCGTGAACCCCTGGGACGTGTTCGAGCAGTACGGCGCGGACGCCGCCCGCTGGTACATGTACGTCAGCGCGCCGCCCGAACTCAGCCGCCGCTTCGGCATGAACCTCGTCGGTGAGGCGTTCCGCTCCTACTTCCTGACGCTGTGGAACACCTACTCGTTCTTCGTGCTGTACGCAAACCTCGACCAGCCGGACCTGACGGCCGCCGCGCCCGCCGCCGAGCGCCCCGAGGTGGACCGCTGGCTGCTCGCCAAGGTGCAGGCCCTGATCGGCACGGTCACGGCCGCGCTGGAGAACTACGACCCGACCGGGGCCAGCCGCGCCCTGCAGGACTTCGTGGTGGAGGACCTGAGCAACTGGTACGTGCGCCGCAACCGCCGCCGCTTCTGGGCCGGGGACGACGGCGCGGACCACAACGCGTACGCCACGCTGCACTACGCGCTGGTGACCGTCACGCAGCTCACGGCCCCGTTCACGCCGTTCCTGGCCGAGACGCTGTACGGGAACCTCGTGCGCTCGCTGGTGCCGGACGCACCCGACAGCGTGCACCTCACCCCCTGGCCCAAGGTGGACGAGGCGCTGGCCGCGCCGACCCTGGTGGGCGAGATGGACGCCGTGCTGCGTGTCGTCAGCTTGGGCCGCGCCGTGCGCGGACAGACCGGCATGCGCCAGCGTCAGCCCCTGCCGAAGGTCATGGTCCGCGCCCGCACCGCCGACCAGACCCAGGCGCTGGGCCGCTTCGCCGAGCAGCTCAAGGAGGAACTGAACGTCAAGGAGGTCGAACTGATCGACCAGTTCACCGAACTCGTCAGCTACGTGCTGCGCCCCAACCTCCCGGTGCTGGGCAAGAAGTTCGGGAAGGCCGTCCCGCAGGTCCGCGCCGCGCTGGCCGCCGCCGACGCCAGCGAGGTCGCCCGCTTCGTGCGCGACGGCAAGCAGTTCGAGGTCGTGGCACCGACCGGTGAACGCTTCGAACTCGGGCCAGACGAGGTCCTCGTGGACGCCAAGTCCCCCGAAGGCTTCGCCGCGCAGGAGGAAGCCGGGTACCTCGTGGCCTTCGACACCACCCTCACCCGCGAACTGGAACTTGAGGGTCTCGCCCGCGACCTCGTGCGCGGCGTGCAGGACGCCCGCAAGAAAGCCGGATTCGAGGTGCAGGACCGCATCGCCCTCCACCTGGACCTCAGCGGCGACGCCCGCGAGGCCGCCGAGGCGTGGCAGGAATACCTGATGAGCGAAACGCTGGCCGAGACCCTGGTGTTCGCCGCCGCCGACGGCTTCGAGGCCGAACTCGAGGGCGGAAAGGCGTACCTGCAGAAACTGGACACCGCCAGCCACAACTGA
- a CDS encoding DHCW motif cupin fold protein — MHLTDIPFGVTTWADVPATEHPGERGAAVWRTRQFGLVRVRMVEYSPGYLADHWCEKGHILLVLAGQLDTELADGRTFTLRPGESYQVADHTEPHRSSTDVGATLFIVD; from the coding sequence ATGCACCTGACCGACATTCCCTTCGGGGTGACCACCTGGGCCGACGTGCCTGCCACCGAGCACCCCGGCGAGCGCGGCGCGGCCGTGTGGCGCACCCGGCAGTTCGGCTTGGTCCGCGTGCGGATGGTCGAGTACTCCCCCGGGTATCTGGCCGACCACTGGTGCGAGAAGGGGCACATCCTGCTCGTGCTGGCCGGTCAGCTGGACACCGAACTGGCCGACGGGCGCACCTTCACGCTGCGGCCCGGCGAGTCGTATCAGGTGGCCGACCATACCGAGCCGCACCGGTCGAGCACCGACGTGGGGGCCACGCTGTTCATCGTCGACTAG
- the rho gene encoding transcription termination factor Rho: MTDAHQSLPFHELQQKILPELHLIAAGYGIENYRKLKKDALALAIMERQAASEGQLLARGFLEISPDGYGFLQADLLDPNSRTVLISAGVIKQYHLRTGDEIIGRARKPRENERFGSLVQVEAVNGVDPETARRRPRFDDLTPTFPDAQLVLEDPSMDDGLSLRVVDLLVPIGRGQRALIVAPPKAGKTSLLKKVANSIVKNYPDVTVMVLLVDERPEEVTDFRESVQGAQVIASTFDEPPQHHVRVAEFVHERARRIVEEGGHVVILLDSITRLARANNLVTPPTGRTLSGGLDSNALHWPKRFLGAARNIREGGSLTILATALVETGSRMDDVIFEEFKGTGNAELVLSRRLEERRIFPALDILKSGTRREELLLQPEVLKKMWLLRKVISDMDPADAMEMLLSRMGKTRNNVEFLAALAGG, from the coding sequence GTGACCGACGCCCACCAGAGCCTCCCCTTCCACGAACTGCAACAGAAGATCCTGCCCGAACTGCACCTGATCGCCGCCGGGTACGGCATCGAGAACTACCGCAAGCTGAAAAAAGACGCCCTGGCCCTGGCCATCATGGAGCGGCAGGCCGCCAGCGAGGGCCAGCTGCTCGCGCGCGGCTTCCTGGAGATCAGCCCCGACGGGTACGGCTTCCTGCAGGCCGACCTGCTCGACCCGAACAGCCGCACGGTGCTCATCAGCGCCGGCGTGATCAAGCAGTACCACCTGCGCACCGGGGACGAGATCATCGGCCGCGCCCGCAAGCCCCGCGAGAACGAGCGCTTCGGCTCGCTCGTGCAGGTGGAAGCCGTCAACGGCGTGGATCCCGAGACGGCCCGCCGCCGCCCGCGCTTCGACGACCTGACCCCCACCTTCCCGGACGCGCAGCTCGTGCTGGAAGACCCCAGCATGGACGACGGCCTGAGCCTGCGCGTCGTGGACCTGCTCGTGCCCATCGGGCGCGGGCAGCGCGCCCTGATCGTCGCGCCGCCCAAGGCCGGGAAGACCAGCCTGCTGAAGAAGGTCGCGAACTCCATCGTCAAGAACTACCCGGACGTGACCGTCATGGTGCTGCTCGTCGACGAGCGCCCCGAGGAGGTCACGGACTTCCGCGAGAGCGTGCAGGGCGCGCAGGTCATCGCCAGCACCTTCGACGAGCCGCCCCAGCACCACGTGCGCGTGGCGGAGTTCGTGCACGAACGCGCCCGGCGCATCGTGGAGGAAGGCGGCCACGTGGTGATCCTGCTCGATTCCATCACGCGACTGGCCCGCGCGAACAACCTCGTGACCCCACCCACCGGGCGCACCCTGTCCGGCGGTCTGGACTCCAACGCCCTGCACTGGCCCAAGCGCTTCCTGGGCGCGGCGCGCAACATCCGCGAGGGCGGCAGCCTGACCATCCTGGCCACCGCCCTCGTCGAGACCGGCAGCCGCATGGACGACGTGATCTTCGAGGAATTCAAGGGCACCGGCAACGCGGAACTCGTGCTGTCGCGCCGCCTCGAGGAACGCCGCATCTTCCCGGCGCTGGACATCCTGAAGTCCGGCACGCGCCGCGAGGAACTGCTGCTACAGCCTGAAGTCCTGAAGAAGATGTGGCTGCTGCGCAAGGTCATCAGCGACATGGACCCGGCGGACGCGATGGAGATGCTGCTCTCCCGCATGGGTAAAACCCGGAACAACGTCGAATTCCTGGCGGCCCTGGCCGGCGGCTGA
- a CDS encoding peptidoglycan DD-metalloendopeptidase family protein, translating into MPSLRRATRLLTLGALLGLAHAQQATPEERLLAPLQLQLDAPADVVLSRDSGERVLELVTSRNTPLPNVARRYGLTPGAVKLASARGATQVVQLSLPGRVQERQPQRPQSVVTYRVRPGDTMARVASRFGLTVVDLLGVNLDRTSLDRLPVGSTLNVPTGARGLLVRIKPGQSALSLIAGYGADLLTTARANDVLPTELDVGDELLLPGIRAEGFAQQLAEKREAERRAAIAAQRQAQYEKFLTWKQGREKARLEAKYAAQEQYEKFLAWKNSPERKAAIAALERQQQFEAAQAAAQARARQTAQRAAVATVSLAPGRSGLVWPMRSYRLTSRYAERDIAFHQQVFHGGIDLAAPYGTPIYAASAGRVTQSGYGAYGLNVYTQSGDSTLVYGHMSRAAVTAGQNVAQGQLLGYIGCTGICTGPHLHFEVRLGGQTVDPLGLLP; encoded by the coding sequence TTGCCTTCCCTTCGCCGCGCGACGCGGCTTCTGACCCTCGGCGCGCTGCTGGGCCTCGCCCACGCGCAACAAGCCACCCCCGAAGAGCGCCTGCTGGCCCCACTGCAACTGCAGCTGGACGCCCCGGCGGACGTGGTGCTCAGCCGTGACAGCGGCGAGCGCGTGCTGGAACTCGTCACCTCCCGCAACACGCCGCTGCCGAACGTCGCGCGGCGCTACGGCCTGACGCCGGGCGCCGTGAAGCTGGCCTCGGCGCGCGGCGCCACCCAGGTCGTGCAGCTCAGCCTGCCCGGCCGCGTGCAGGAACGCCAGCCGCAGCGGCCCCAGTCCGTCGTCACGTACCGCGTGAGGCCCGGCGACACCATGGCCCGGGTCGCCAGCCGCTTCGGCCTCACGGTGGTCGATCTGCTGGGCGTGAACCTCGACCGCACCAGCCTCGACCGCCTGCCGGTGGGCAGCACCCTGAACGTCCCCACCGGGGCGCGCGGGCTGCTGGTGCGGATCAAGCCGGGGCAGTCGGCCCTGTCGCTGATCGCCGGGTACGGCGCGGACCTGCTGACCACCGCGCGCGCCAACGACGTGTTGCCCACCGAGCTGGACGTGGGTGACGAGCTGCTGCTGCCCGGCATCCGCGCCGAGGGCTTCGCGCAGCAGCTGGCCGAGAAGCGCGAGGCCGAGCGCCGCGCCGCCATCGCCGCGCAGCGTCAGGCCCAGTACGAGAAGTTCCTGACCTGGAAGCAAGGCCGCGAGAAGGCCCGGCTGGAAGCCAAGTACGCCGCGCAGGAGCAGTACGAGAAGTTCCTGGCCTGGAAGAACAGCCCCGAGCGCAAGGCCGCCATCGCCGCGCTGGAACGCCAGCAGCAGTTCGAGGCCGCGCAGGCGGCCGCCCAGGCCCGCGCGCGGCAGACCGCGCAGCGCGCCGCCGTGGCCACCGTCAGCCTCGCGCCGGGCCGCAGCGGGCTGGTGTGGCCCATGCGCAGTTACCGCCTGACCAGCCGCTACGCCGAGCGGGACATCGCCTTCCACCAGCAGGTGTTCCACGGCGGGATCGATCTGGCTGCTCCCTACGGCACGCCGATCTACGCGGCGTCGGCAGGTCGCGTCACGCAGAGCGGCTACGGGGCGTATGGTCTGAACGTGTACACGCAGAGTGGAGACAGCACGCTGGTCTACGGCCATATGAGCCGCGCGGCCGTCACGGCCGGGCAGAACGTGGCGCAGGGGCAGCTGCTGGGGTACATCGGCTGCACCGGGATCTGCACCGGGCCGCACCTGCACTTCGAGGTGCGGCTGGGCGGGCAGACCGTGGATCCGCTGGGCCTGCTGCCATGA
- a CDS encoding response regulator, with the protein MRLLVVDDEEQILELLDLTLAIHGYEVCTASSGPRALELLAHEAIDVIVMDVLMAPWDGFETVRRMAAQHGPALPPVVFLSGLARPAVMPELGPDVVQEYLVKPFRPSQLVERIEEARRRRPSS; encoded by the coding sequence GTGCGCTTGCTGGTTGTGGACGACGAGGAGCAGATCCTGGAACTGCTCGATCTGACCCTGGCGATTCACGGTTACGAGGTCTGCACGGCCAGCAGCGGCCCACGGGCGCTGGAGCTGCTGGCCCACGAGGCCATCGACGTGATCGTGATGGACGTGCTGATGGCGCCCTGGGACGGGTTCGAGACGGTGCGGCGCATGGCGGCCCAGCACGGCCCGGCGCTGCCGCCGGTGGTCTTCCTGTCCGGGCTGGCGCGGCCGGCCGTGATGCCGGAGCTGGGGCCGGACGTGGTGCAGGAGTACCTGGTCAAGCCGTTCCGCCCGTCGCAGCTGGTCGAGCGGATTGAGGAGGCCCGCCGCCGCAGGCCGTCCAGCTAG
- the pdxS gene encoding pyridoxal 5'-phosphate synthase lyase subunit PdxS, with protein MTEATTGTPALKQGFAEMFKGGVIMDVVTADQARIAEAAGATAVMALERVPADIRKDGGVARMSDPKMIKEIIGAVSIPVMAKVRIGHIVEAQILQALGVDFIDESEVLTPADDQYHILKHDFKVPFVCGAKNLGEALRRVGEGASMIRTKGEAGTGNVIEAVRHARTVLGEIKHIQARPAEELMTVSRDLQAPYELVRYVHEHGKLPVVNFAAGGVATPADAALMMLLGLDGVFVGSGIFKSDNPERRAQAIVKAVTHFQNADVLAEISEDLGAPMTGINIDDLIPAERLAARGW; from the coding sequence ATGACCGAAGCGACCACCGGTACCCCCGCCCTGAAGCAGGGCTTCGCTGAGATGTTCAAGGGCGGCGTCATCATGGACGTCGTCACCGCCGACCAGGCCCGCATCGCCGAGGCCGCCGGCGCGACCGCCGTCATGGCCCTCGAGCGCGTCCCCGCCGACATCCGCAAGGACGGCGGCGTGGCCCGCATGAGCGACCCCAAGATGATCAAGGAGATCATCGGCGCCGTCAGCATCCCCGTCATGGCGAAAGTCCGCATCGGGCACATCGTCGAGGCGCAGATCCTCCAGGCGCTCGGCGTAGACTTCATCGACGAGTCCGAGGTCCTGACCCCCGCCGACGACCAGTACCACATACTCAAGCACGACTTCAAGGTGCCCTTCGTGTGCGGCGCCAAGAACCTCGGCGAGGCCCTGCGCCGCGTGGGCGAGGGCGCCAGCATGATCCGCACCAAGGGTGAGGCCGGCACCGGCAACGTCATCGAGGCCGTCCGCCACGCCCGCACCGTGCTCGGCGAGATCAAGCACATTCAGGCCCGCCCGGCCGAGGAACTCATGACCGTCTCCCGCGACCTCCAGGCGCCCTACGAACTGGTCCGCTACGTGCACGAGCACGGCAAGCTGCCCGTCGTGAACTTCGCCGCCGGTGGCGTCGCCACGCCCGCCGACGCCGCCCTGATGATGCTGCTGGGCCTCGACGGCGTGTTCGTCGGCAGCGGCATCTTCAAGAGCGACAACCCCGAGCGCCGCGCGCAGGCCATCGTGAAGGCCGTCACGCACTTCCAGAACGCCGACGTGCTCGCCGAGATCAGCGAGGACCTGGGCGCGCCCATGACCGGCATCAACATCGACGACCTGATTCCCGCCGAGCGCCTCGCCGCGCGCGGCTGGTAA
- the pdxT gene encoding pyridoxal 5'-phosphate synthase glutaminase subunit PdxT encodes MARIGVLALQGAFREHRAALDRLGAQVTEVRLAADLDGLHGLILPGGESTTMARLMSEYALWEPLRAFHARGGQLWGTCAGAILLSREVQGAPPQFGRQDSLGLLDVTVQRNAFGRQIDSFTTGLDVRGLTGAFPAVFIRAPAFARVGEGVEVLAEYDGQAVAVRQGRVLATAFHPELTGDDRLHDLFLQGCLTPA; translated from the coding sequence ATGGCCCGCATCGGCGTGCTGGCCCTCCAGGGCGCGTTCCGCGAGCACCGCGCCGCCCTGGACCGCCTGGGCGCCCAGGTGACCGAGGTGCGCCTCGCCGCGGACCTGGACGGCCTGCACGGCCTGATCCTGCCCGGCGGGGAGAGCACCACCATGGCCCGCCTGATGAGCGAGTACGCGCTGTGGGAGCCCCTGCGGGCCTTCCACGCGCGCGGCGGGCAGCTGTGGGGCACCTGCGCGGGCGCGATCCTGCTGTCCCGTGAGGTGCAGGGCGCCCCACCGCAGTTCGGGCGGCAGGACAGCCTGGGCCTGCTGGACGTGACCGTGCAGCGCAACGCCTTCGGCCGCCAGATCGACTCGTTCACGACCGGGCTGGACGTGCGCGGCCTGACTGGCGCGTTCCCCGCCGTGTTCATCCGCGCGCCCGCCTTCGCCCGCGTCGGTGAGGGCGTGGAGGTCCTCGCCGAATACGACGGGCAGGCCGTCGCGGTGCGGCAGGGCCGCGTGCTCGCCACGGCGTTCCACCCGGAACTCACCGGCGACGACCGCCTGCACGACCTGTTCCTCCAGGGCTGCCTCACCCCCGCCTGA
- a CDS encoding MDR family MFS transporter, translating into MNALPNLSPQARQLATTGLVVGVFLAALEASVVATAMPSVIRDLGGETLYALPFAVYLLTSTVSSPLWGRASDVVGRRRLYLAAVLIFLIGSALCGQSHSMAMLIAARVVQGVGAGGLLPLTLTMVGELYSLQERSRVQSFISGVWGVSGLVGPLLGGWLTETLSWRWTFYASLPFGAAALLLALRFLPETGRPRPARLDWAGAALFTLGSGLVVWGLEQRQWLLVILGAVTLAGAVVLERRHPDPLLPMRALRERLPRVAFAGNLLGGAAYFGVIAYLPLYAQGVTGGGATAGGAILTPMLVGWTLTAIVTARLVKTVPLARIAQVGFAVLVVMFGALIFAVHAPLWVTSALGFAVGTGMGFSMLSLLLAAQETSSREELGAVTSGVLFARQMGGALGTALMALLIGSAAIQSGGFELAEGLRRAYLLALGLVAVALALSLRLRVTHPAQAPAPASND; encoded by the coding sequence GTGAATGCCCTCCCCAACCTGAGCCCCCAGGCCCGGCAGCTGGCCACCACCGGTCTGGTCGTGGGTGTGTTCCTGGCCGCGCTGGAAGCCAGCGTGGTCGCCACCGCCATGCCCAGCGTCATCCGCGACCTGGGCGGCGAGACCCTGTACGCCCTGCCCTTCGCGGTCTACCTGCTGACCAGCACGGTCAGCAGCCCCCTGTGGGGCCGCGCCAGCGACGTGGTCGGCCGGCGACGCCTGTACCTCGCCGCGGTCCTGATCTTCCTGATCGGCTCGGCCCTGTGCGGCCAGAGCCACTCCATGGCCATGCTGATCGCCGCGCGGGTCGTGCAGGGCGTCGGCGCGGGCGGCCTGCTGCCCCTGACCCTCACCATGGTCGGGGAACTGTACTCGCTTCAGGAACGCAGCCGCGTGCAGTCGTTCATCTCCGGCGTGTGGGGCGTGTCCGGGCTGGTGGGGCCGCTGCTGGGCGGCTGGCTCACCGAGACGCTCTCGTGGCGCTGGACGTTCTACGCCAGCCTGCCCTTCGGCGCGGCGGCGCTGCTGCTGGCCCTGCGCTTCCTGCCGGAAACCGGGCGGCCCCGCCCCGCCAGACTCGACTGGGCGGGCGCGGCGCTGTTCACGCTGGGCAGCGGGCTGGTCGTGTGGGGACTGGAACAGCGGCAGTGGCTGCTCGTGATCCTGGGCGCCGTGACGCTGGCGGGCGCGGTGGTCCTCGAACGCCGCCACCCGGACCCGCTGCTGCCCATGCGCGCCCTGCGCGAGCGGCTGCCGCGCGTGGCGTTCGCCGGGAACCTGCTCGGCGGCGCGGCGTACTTCGGCGTGATCGCGTACCTGCCGCTGTACGCGCAGGGCGTCACGGGCGGCGGGGCCACGGCGGGCGGGGCGATCCTGACCCCCATGCTGGTGGGCTGGACCCTGACGGCCATCGTGACGGCGCGGCTGGTGAAGACCGTCCCGCTGGCCCGCATCGCGCAGGTGGGCTTCGCGGTGCTCGTCGTGATGTTCGGCGCGCTGATCTTCGCGGTGCACGCGCCGCTGTGGGTCACGAGCGCACTGGGCTTCGCGGTGGGCACCGGCATGGGCTTTTCCATGCTGAGCCTGCTGCTGGCCGCGCAGGAGACGTCCAGCCGCGAGGAACTGGGCGCCGTTACGAGCGGCGTGCTGTTCGCCCGGCAGATGGGCGGCGCGCTGGGCACCGCGCTGATGGCGCTGCTGATCGGCTCGGCCGCTATCCAGAGCGGCGGCTTCGAGCTGGCCGAGGGCCTGCGCCGCGCCTACCTGCTGGCGCTGGGGCTGGTCGCCGTGGCCCTGGCGCTGAGCCTGCGCCTGCGTGTCACGCACCCCGCCCAGGCGCCCGCACCCGCCAGCAACGATTGA
- a CDS encoding aldo/keto reductase yields MHQRPLGRTGLNVTEIGYGAWGIGADMWKGAQDDHSLDALRRYVELGGNFIDTAMGYGSGHSERLVGQVAREHPGTLVATKISPKNMEWPATPGTTADEAFPGQYITDMTRASLERLGLPTIDVQQLHVWNDSWLGQGDWQDAVAQLKRDGLIRAFGISVNDHQPDNAVRAVEAGAVDSVQVIYNVFDQSPQDRLLDACREHGVGVIVRVALDEGSLTGTLTQDSTFPEGDWRNGYFGGDRLSQLQPRLRAIEQDLGIHTDQLAETSLRFVLSHPAVSTVIVGMRSVRNVERNAALADGRGLPQDQVERLRAHRWDRNWYQSAE; encoded by the coding sequence ATGCATCAGCGTCCGCTGGGCCGCACCGGCCTGAACGTCACCGAGATCGGCTACGGCGCCTGGGGCATCGGCGCGGACATGTGGAAGGGCGCGCAGGACGACCACAGCCTGGACGCCCTGCGCCGCTACGTCGAACTGGGCGGCAACTTCATCGATACCGCCATGGGCTACGGCAGCGGCCACAGCGAACGCCTCGTGGGGCAGGTCGCGCGCGAGCACCCCGGTACGCTCGTCGCCACGAAGATCAGCCCGAAGAACATGGAGTGGCCCGCCACGCCCGGCACCACCGCCGACGAGGCCTTCCCGGGCCAGTACATCACCGACATGACCCGCGCCAGCCTGGAGCGCCTGGGCCTGCCGACCATCGACGTGCAGCAGCTGCACGTCTGGAACGACAGCTGGCTGGGCCAGGGCGACTGGCAGGACGCCGTCGCGCAGCTCAAGCGCGACGGGCTGATCCGCGCGTTCGGCATCAGCGTCAACGACCACCAGCCGGACAACGCCGTCAGGGCCGTCGAGGCGGGCGCCGTGGACTCCGTGCAGGTCATCTACAACGTGTTCGACCAGTCCCCACAGGACCGCCTGCTCGACGCCTGCCGCGAGCACGGCGTGGGCGTCATCGTGCGCGTGGCGCTCGACGAGGGAAGCCTGACCGGCACCCTCACCCAGGACTCCACCTTCCCCGAGGGCGACTGGCGCAACGGCTACTTCGGCGGCGACCGCCTGAGCCAGCTGCAACCCCGCCTGCGCGCCATCGAACAGGACCTCGGCATCCACACCGACCAGCTCGCCGAGACCAGCCTGCGCTTCGTGCTGTCGCACCCCGCCGTGTCCACCGTGATCGTCGGGATGCGCTCGGTGCGCAACGTGGAACGCAACGCCGCGCTGGCCGACGGGCGCGGCCTGCCGCAGGATCAGGTGGAGCGCCTGCGCGCGCACCGCTGGGACCGCAACTGGTACCAGAGCGCCGAGTGA